Proteins encoded by one window of Lathyrus oleraceus cultivar Zhongwan6 chromosome 1, CAAS_Psat_ZW6_1.0, whole genome shotgun sequence:
- the LOC127080145 gene encoding GDSL esterase/lipase At1g29670, with product MTHNTLSIMNTWIVLVALVLSYGIGNYAQQQVPCYFIFGDSLVDNGNNNQLTSIAKANYAPYGIDFPAGPTGRFSNGKTSVDVIAEQLGFNGYISSYASARGRDILRGVNYASAAAGIREETGQQLGQRISFRGQVVNYQRTVSQLVNNFGDETTTANYLSKCIYTIGLGSNDYLNNYFMPQIYSSSRQFTPQQYADVLLQAYAQQLRILYNYGARKMALFGVGQIGCSPSELAQNSPDGRTCVARINSANQLFNNGLKSLVDQFNNQFPNARFIYVNVYGIFGDIINNPSAYGFRVTNAGCCGVGRNNGQITCLPLQPACRDRNGYLFWDAFHPTEAGNTVIGKRAYNAQSASDAYPFDINHLAQI from the exons ATGACACACAACACACTCTCTATAATGAATACATGGATAGTATTAGTGGCGTTAGTTTTGAGTTATGGAATTGGAAATTATGCACAACAACAAGTACCTTGCTATTTCATATTTGGAGACTCTTTGGTTGATAATGGTAACAACAACCAGCTGACTTCTATAGCTAAAGCTAATTACGCTCCTTATGGAATTGACTTTCCTGCCGGACCAACTGGAAGATTTTCTAATGGCAAAACTTCTGTTGATGTAATTG CTGAGCAATTGGGATTCAACGGTTACATATCTTCTTATGCATCCGCTAGAGGCCGAGACATACTCAGAGGAGTCAATTATGCTTCCGCAGCTGCTGGAATTAGAGAGGAAACTGGACAACAATTG GGACAAAGAATTAGTTTTAGAGGTCAAGTGGTAAATTACCAAAGGACAGTGTCTCAGTTAGTAAATAATTTTGGAGATGAGACTACAACTGCAAATTATCTAAGCAAATGCATTTATACAATTGGATTGGGAAGTAATGATTACCTTAACAACTATTTCATGCCTCAAATCTATTCTAGCAGTAGACAATTCACGCCACAACAGTATGCTGATGTTCTTCTTCAAGCATATGCTCAACAGCTCAGG ATTCTATATAACTACGGAGCAAGAAAAATGGCATTATTTGGAGTTGGTCAAATAGGTTGCAGTCCAAGTGAATTGGCTCAAAACAGCCCTGATGGTAGAACATGTGTTGCTAGAATCAATTCTGCAAATCAATTATTCAACAATGGATTAAAATCTCTTGTTGATCAATTCAATAACCAATTTCCTAATGCAAGATTCATCTATGTAAATGTTTATGGTATCTTTGGAGACATCATAAACAACCCATCAGCCTATGGCTTCAGAGTAACAAATGCTGGATGTTGTGGTGTGGGAAGGAACAATGGTCAAATTACATGTCTGCCCCTACAACCTGCATGTAGGGATAGAAATGGTTACTTGTTTTGGGATGCATTTCATCCAACAGAAGCTGGAAACACAGTTATTGGTAAAAGAGCTTACAATGCTCAATCTGCATCCGATGCTTACCCTTTTGATATCAATCACTTGGCACAAATCTAA